Proteins from a genomic interval of Ndongobacter massiliensis:
- a CDS encoding aromatic acid exporter family protein, protein MGNRKEKWKYFLQQYMPGMRILKTALAVFLCLLYWHWVRMGSPIDAAIAAIVCLQQDVRSTADRAFARTFGTFLAGVYTLGFLWIFRVYLQVSADSIFYYFLIALFLIPLMVLVVRLRQRGAVVIAAIVFVLVSLGDKAALNPALYVTHRVLNTLSGILLALMVNWLPPLNRLEMWRVQKLGLEDVPASFIDPEPQGARRLTPGEKRSKTEGEKRQ, encoded by the coding sequence ATGGGAAACCGAAAAGAGAAGTGGAAATATTTTTTACAACAGTATATGCCGGGGATGCGCATCTTAAAGACAGCATTGGCTGTGTTTTTATGCTTGTTGTATTGGCATTGGGTGCGCATGGGCAGCCCCATTGATGCGGCGATCGCCGCTATTGTCTGTTTGCAGCAGGATGTACGCAGCACGGCGGATCGCGCTTTTGCGCGTACCTTCGGCACCTTTTTGGCAGGGGTTTACACATTGGGCTTTCTGTGGATTTTCCGCGTTTACTTGCAGGTGTCGGCGGACAGTATTTTTTATTATTTTCTGATCGCCCTGTTTCTGATCCCGCTCATGGTATTGGTAGTGCGGTTGCGGCAACGGGGTGCGGTGGTAATTGCCGCCATCGTTTTTGTACTCGTTTCGTTGGGCGACAAAGCCGCTTTGAATCCGGCGCTGTATGTGACGCATCGCGTCCTCAATACCTTGTCGGGCATTTTACTGGCGCTTATGGTGAACTGGTTGCCGCCGCTTAATCGACTGGAGATGTGGCGGGTGCAAAAGTTGGGGCTGGAAGATGTGCCGGCATCTTTTATCGATCCGGAACCGCAGGGTGCGAGACGTTTGACGCCGGGCGAAAAACGTTCGAAAACGGAGGGAGAAAAGCGACAGTGA
- a CDS encoding DUF6465 family protein — translation MLSLRCASPAYTVVKNISTSLFGFPFHSLRRYDTISKNRVQSTFPDFCDRITPERNAKGVLMKTNLYVQYQGQQICESDLVDRIKSDWRNAGRKIKDMETLDLYVKPEERRVYYAINGEKAGEIGF, via the coding sequence ATGCTGTCTTTAAGATGCGCATCCCCGGCATATACTGTTGTAAAAAATATTTCCACTTCTCTTTTCGGTTTCCCATTCCACTCCCTCCGCCGCTACGATACCATATCAAAAAATAGGGTGCAATCGACGTTTCCGGACTTTTGTGATAGAATAACGCCGGAACGGAACGCGAAAGGAGTACTTATGAAAACAAACCTTTATGTGCAATACCAAGGACAGCAGATTTGTGAATCCGATCTCGTCGACCGCATCAAATCCGATTGGCGCAATGCAGGAAGAAAAATTAAAGACATGGAAACACTCGATTTGTACGTGAAGCCGGAAGAACGCCGCGTTTACTACGCCATTAACGGCGAAAAAGCCGGCGAAATCGGCTTCTAA
- a CDS encoding AAA family ATPase — MFDFLEEQGVQKALLDQVRTFLHMHSAGTDRSRIPAPPFHYFGKTVWEQAIAALLAGENLLLVGSKATGKNVLADNLARLFERPSWNISFHLNTDAASLLGTDTFSQGRVSFRKGPIACCAEAGGFGVLDEINMARNDAVAVLHATLDYRRVIDIPGYDRIFLRPETRFIATMNYGYVGTRELNEALTSRFSVIQVPPIGTIQLRRLLREQFPTLREDFVEPFSRLFLDLQKKNENGEISSKSVDLRGLLAAIALMQRGLAPENALMMGLTNKSFDPFEQEIIADVIHLTVSPKLRAEELFAEDEE; from the coding sequence ATGTTTGATTTTTTAGAGGAGCAGGGCGTTCAGAAGGCTTTATTGGATCAGGTGCGCACTTTTTTGCATATGCATTCCGCCGGTACGGATCGCAGCCGAATCCCAGCGCCGCCCTTTCACTACTTTGGGAAAACCGTTTGGGAACAGGCGATTGCCGCCCTTTTAGCAGGAGAGAATTTACTGCTCGTCGGCTCTAAGGCGACGGGGAAAAATGTTTTGGCGGACAATTTGGCGCGCCTCTTTGAGCGCCCGTCTTGGAATATCAGTTTCCACTTAAACACCGATGCCGCATCGCTGTTGGGCACCGATACCTTTTCGCAGGGGCGCGTTTCCTTCCGCAAGGGGCCGATCGCCTGCTGCGCGGAAGCTGGCGGATTCGGCGTGTTGGATGAAATCAATATGGCCCGCAACGATGCCGTTGCCGTGCTTCATGCAACGCTGGACTACCGCCGCGTGATCGATATTCCGGGCTATGACCGCATTTTTCTGCGCCCCGAAACGCGATTTATTGCGACGATGAACTACGGGTATGTCGGTACGCGGGAATTAAATGAGGCGCTCACTTCCCGCTTTTCTGTCATTCAGGTGCCGCCCATTGGCACGATACAGCTGCGCCGGCTGCTGCGGGAGCAATTTCCGACGCTGCGCGAGGATTTTGTCGAACCTTTTTCCCGGCTGTTTCTGGACCTGCAGAAAAAGAATGAAAATGGCGAAATTTCCTCGAAATCGGTGGATTTGCGCGGTCTGTTGGCGGCCATCGCCCTGATGCAGCGCGGACTGGCGCCCGAAAACGCCCTGATGATGGGACTGACCAATAAGAGTTTTGACCCGTTCGAACAGGAAATCATCGCGGATGTCATCCATCTGACCGTCAGTCCGAAATTGCGCGCGGAGGAACTGTTTGCGGAGGATGAGGAATGA
- the lexA gene encoding transcriptional repressor LexA: MFSELSPRLQKTLLYIADFYRKNNYAPSFRNIQNAVGVGSVSTVSSDVHILIEKEYLLMEPGRKRSLRLNEERSAEYLPLSSPETGRASDSRDDILDIPVFGDVAAGLPIYADEHMEQTIPLPAEFFRIGSQYFVLHVSGESMIEAGIFDGDYVIIKRQDYAHNGDQVVALLGEDATVKTYYERDGYVELHPENSSMEPIRVRHCTILGIVAGLYRIY; encoded by the coding sequence ATGTTTTCAGAGTTAAGCCCGCGACTGCAAAAAACGCTGTTATACATTGCCGATTTTTATCGGAAAAACAACTATGCGCCGAGTTTTCGGAATATACAAAATGCCGTCGGCGTCGGTTCAGTTTCGACAGTTTCATCCGATGTGCATATCTTGATTGAAAAAGAGTACCTGCTCATGGAGCCGGGGCGGAAACGGTCGCTGCGGCTCAACGAAGAACGCAGTGCGGAGTATCTCCCCCTGTCGTCCCCTGAAACCGGCCGTGCCTCTGATTCGCGCGATGATATTTTGGATATCCCGGTCTTTGGCGACGTGGCGGCGGGACTGCCCATCTACGCTGATGAACACATGGAACAAACCATTCCGCTGCCTGCCGAATTCTTTCGCATCGGATCGCAATACTTTGTACTGCATGTATCCGGTGAGTCGATGATTGAAGCCGGCATCTTCGATGGCGACTATGTCATTATTAAACGCCAAGATTATGCCCATAACGGCGACCAGGTAGTGGCACTGCTCGGAGAAGATGCCACGGTAAAAACGTATTATGAGCGCGACGGATATGTCGAGCTACACCCGGAGAATTCCTCCATGGAACCGATTCGCGTGCGCCATTGTACCATTCTCGGCATCGTCGCCGGACTCTATCGCATTTATTAA
- a CDS encoding folate family ECF transporter S component: MLTNHTVKKTQMLVELSLFTALTLILARFVSINLSWVRIGFSFIPIMICGIRHGAIPAACAAGMADFLGAMLFPFGVYHPGITLCTVLTGFLYGLFFSKTITLRQIGGFLCCNTLFVSLGLMSLFLHQLYETPYWTILLQRLPNSLLNAAIAGTLLILFHKGSLESVFRRPVFSRTV, translated from the coding sequence ATGTTAACCAACCACACTGTGAAGAAGACGCAAATGCTCGTGGAACTCTCACTTTTTACCGCGCTGACACTGATTTTAGCGCGCTTTGTTTCCATCAACCTGTCCTGGGTGCGCATCGGTTTTTCCTTTATTCCGATCATGATCTGCGGCATTCGCCATGGAGCGATCCCCGCCGCCTGTGCCGCCGGCATGGCGGATTTTTTAGGGGCGATGTTGTTCCCGTTCGGCGTATATCATCCGGGAATTACGCTCTGTACCGTTCTGACCGGTTTTTTATACGGACTGTTTTTCAGCAAGACCATTACGCTGCGACAGATCGGCGGTTTTTTATGCTGCAACACGCTGTTTGTCTCCTTGGGGCTGATGAGCCTGTTTTTGCACCAACTCTATGAGACGCCCTACTGGACCATTTTGCTGCAGCGCCTGCCGAATTCGCTGCTCAATGCGGCGATTGCCGGCACCCTTTTAATTCTCTTTCACAAGGGGTCTTTGGAGTCCGTTTTTCGTCGTCCCGTTTTCAGCCGCACCGTGTAA
- a CDS encoding folylpolyglutamate synthase/dihydrofolate synthase family protein → MTLPFVKEKAPENVREATAFLTAPCRDRCVPGLARTRELLERLGNPQRRLRFIHVAGTNGKGSVSTLLASVLRTEGYRVGLNLSPMDLYAQRIQVDGPIDDASLLRLTRILYEETLRMKEAPTRFELTTVLSFLYFVEKKCDFVVLETGLGGRLDSTNVIDPPLLAIITNIDLDHTEILGNTIPAIAGEKAGILKTGSCAVFQAQHKEAAEVLRARAESLRIPYRFVNGSAVQSGTDFWHPSFTYCGQTFSLHLRGRYQAKNAALVLEAVAALREQGVRLSDDALRVGLQRAFLPGRLEVVSEHPLRLLDGAHNPAAVRILFSSLDDYFPQQRFDFLIGVFADKAHGEMFRTLPQRARSIHCITAPGTRGLPAEALCAEIRPHAGSVPVFAHSNVQDACCALKNSSRVLCFGSLSILAEVRKIWREMGASGAPDEAFPPIYEK, encoded by the coding sequence ATGACTCTGCCTTTCGTGAAAGAAAAAGCCCCTGAAAATGTCCGAGAAGCCACTGCCTTTTTAACGGCACCTTGCCGTGATCGCTGCGTACCCGGTCTCGCACGCACGCGCGAATTGTTGGAGCGCCTGGGAAATCCGCAACGGCGCCTGCGCTTTATACATGTCGCCGGCACGAACGGCAAGGGATCGGTTTCGACCCTACTTGCATCCGTACTGCGCACGGAAGGCTACCGCGTCGGATTGAACCTTTCCCCAATGGATCTTTATGCGCAGCGCATTCAAGTCGACGGGCCGATCGACGACGCCTCTTTACTGCGCCTCACGCGCATTCTCTATGAAGAGACTCTTCGGATGAAGGAGGCGCCCACGCGCTTTGAGTTGACAACGGTGCTGAGTTTTCTCTATTTTGTCGAAAAAAAATGTGATTTTGTCGTTCTGGAAACCGGGCTGGGCGGTCGGCTGGATTCAACGAATGTCATCGATCCTCCCCTGCTTGCAATCATCACCAATATCGATTTGGATCACACAGAAATTTTGGGCAATACGATTCCAGCGATTGCTGGCGAAAAAGCGGGCATCCTAAAAACGGGAAGTTGTGCCGTTTTTCAGGCGCAACATAAAGAGGCAGCTGAAGTTTTGCGCGCCCGTGCGGAAAGTCTGCGCATTCCCTACCGCTTCGTGAACGGCTCGGCGGTGCAAAGCGGCACCGATTTCTGGCATCCTTCGTTTACCTATTGCGGGCAGACCTTCTCCCTCCACCTGCGCGGGCGCTACCAAGCGAAAAATGCCGCTCTGGTTTTGGAAGCGGTCGCAGCGCTCCGCGAACAGGGCGTCCGCCTGTCTGATGACGCACTGCGCGTCGGACTGCAGCGTGCTTTTTTACCGGGGCGTCTGGAAGTGGTGTCGGAACATCCGCTGCGCCTGCTGGACGGCGCGCATAACCCCGCCGCGGTTCGCATACTTTTCTCGTCCCTCGACGATTATTTTCCGCAGCAGCGCTTCGATTTTCTAATTGGCGTTTTTGCAGACAAGGCACACGGCGAAATGTTTCGGACGCTGCCGCAGCGCGCCCGTTCCATTCACTGCATCACCGCACCCGGCACGCGTGGCCTTCCCGCCGAGGCGTTGTGCGCGGAAATCCGCCCTCATGCAGGCAGCGTGCCCGTCTTTGCACATTCCAATGTCCAAGATGCCTGTTGCGCCTTAAAAAATTCGAGCCGCGTATTGTGTTTCGGTTCGCTGTCCATTTTAGCCGAGGTGCGCAAAATCTGGCGCGAAATGGGAGCATCCGGTGCGCCCGACGAAGCGTTTCCCCCAATTTACGAAAAATAA
- a CDS encoding folylpolyglutamate synthase/dihydrofolate synthase family protein, producing the protein MDAEALFSHSKVRAMRQWLEALSHPEQKFEFLRIAGTNGKGSVGAVIARGLFLAGCGPVGHFSSPHVLNYRERMQVDGQWISAEQMRTVDRRLEEVKKEKSLPELSYFARSFLQALLFFEQSGCRFAVVECGIGAREDVTQCLWECTTHAVVTTIARDHEKTLGHRLPEIAFHKAAVLPPGGEAHSAFATAEVRRVLVEQAHTFRTRLHFFQPEDAQLLRVDCTCERPHQFFAAQGHTWESVLVGRHQVENAVLAIRSLKDLGVSDADIQKALQTVVWRGRMERIHQNPDVWIDGAHNDQAIARLRDNLEWLSIEHPFLVFGAHRDKISQAAQEALYRVGTVCPISIQDQTDEQIAPAVEKALTTCIKNDRRRPIVVCGSLYSLGAAIRYFS; encoded by the coding sequence ATGGACGCCGAGGCACTTTTTTCGCATTCCAAAGTCCGGGCGATGCGCCAATGGCTGGAGGCCCTTTCGCATCCGGAGCAAAAATTTGAATTCCTGCGCATTGCCGGTACGAACGGAAAGGGATCCGTGGGTGCCGTGATTGCCCGCGGACTTTTCCTGGCGGGGTGCGGTCCCGTGGGCCATTTTTCTTCGCCGCATGTTCTCAATTATCGGGAACGAATGCAGGTCGATGGACAGTGGATTTCCGCGGAACAAATGCGTACCGTGGACCGCAGGCTGGAGGAGGTGAAAAAAGAAAAATCTCTTCCCGAGCTGTCTTACTTTGCGCGCTCTTTTTTGCAGGCCCTGCTTTTCTTCGAACAGTCCGGTTGCCGTTTTGCCGTTGTCGAGTGCGGGATCGGCGCCCGGGAAGATGTAACGCAGTGTCTGTGGGAGTGCACAACCCATGCTGTGGTCACAACGATTGCCCGCGATCATGAAAAAACATTGGGGCATCGGCTGCCGGAGATTGCTTTTCATAAAGCGGCGGTGCTGCCGCCCGGGGGCGAGGCGCACAGCGCTTTTGCGACAGCGGAAGTCCGGCGCGTGCTCGTTGAACAGGCGCACACGTTTCGCACCCGGCTGCATTTTTTTCAGCCCGAGGACGCACAGCTGCTCCGCGTGGACTGCACCTGTGAACGCCCGCATCAGTTTTTTGCCGCACAAGGGCATACCTGGGAATCCGTTCTCGTCGGCCGACATCAGGTGGAGAATGCGGTGCTGGCAATCCGGAGTCTGAAAGATTTGGGCGTATCGGACGCGGATATTCAAAAAGCCCTGCAAACCGTCGTATGGCGCGGACGCATGGAGCGCATTCATCAAAATCCGGATGTCTGGATCGACGGCGCACACAACGACCAGGCCATTGCGCGTTTACGGGACAATTTGGAATGGCTGTCCATTGAGCACCCTTTTCTGGTGTTCGGTGCGCATCGCGACAAAATCAGTCAAGCCGCGCAGGAGGCGTTGTACCGGGTCGGCACGGTGTGCCCCATTTCCATTCAGGATCAGACGGATGAACAAATTGCTCCTGCGGTCGAAAAGGCGTTGACAACCTGCATAAAAAACGACCGGCGAAGGCCGATCGTTGTCTGTGGCAGTTTGTATTCCTTGGGAGCTGCAATCCGTTATTTTTCGTAA
- a CDS encoding bifunctional 5,10-methylenetetrahydrofolate dehydrogenase/5,10-methenyltetrahydrofolate cyclohydrolase, translating to MAEIWRGKEVRLQIEEEVKKRAQALQEREITPTLAFFSVGQDETAAAYLRTAKKIMARCGVKVREEILPAEVSQEYGISRMIQLSEQSDVHGIMPMMPLPEGWTERPLLEAIAPSKDVDGLTLRNLGRIVAGEEGFLNCAVDAAFRFLSHYGVSLRGKRVCLLGAGRLLGRPLSLLLVRKGATVTVCNTKTVDAPGIARQAQLLITAMGQPGLVDRAYFAPQQIVVDLGTSFVDGKMRGDVDAVAAEVVRAYTPTPGGVASVTSYVLAEHVVCAAERSGQ from the coding sequence ATGGCGGAAATCTGGCGAGGAAAAGAAGTTCGGCTGCAGATCGAAGAAGAAGTGAAGAAACGTGCACAGGCACTGCAGGAGCGAGAGATTACACCCACGCTGGCATTTTTTTCCGTGGGACAGGATGAAACGGCGGCTGCGTATCTGCGCACGGCAAAAAAAATCATGGCGCGTTGCGGAGTAAAGGTGCGGGAAGAAATTCTGCCCGCAGAGGTGTCGCAGGAATACGGCATATCCCGCATGATTCAGCTTTCCGAACAGAGCGACGTGCACGGCATCATGCCCATGATGCCGCTGCCGGAAGGGTGGACGGAGCGTCCGCTGCTCGAGGCGATTGCGCCATCCAAAGATGTGGACGGGCTGACTTTGCGCAATCTCGGTCGCATCGTTGCCGGGGAAGAAGGCTTTCTCAACTGTGCGGTGGATGCCGCGTTTCGTTTTCTTTCCCATTATGGCGTCTCCCTGCGCGGGAAGCGCGTTTGTCTGCTCGGCGCCGGACGCTTACTCGGGCGGCCGCTTTCACTGCTTTTGGTGCGAAAGGGTGCGACTGTGACGGTTTGCAACACCAAGACGGTGGACGCGCCGGGAATTGCCCGACAGGCGCAGCTGCTGATTACGGCAATGGGACAACCGGGGCTGGTCGACCGCGCGTACTTTGCGCCGCAGCAGATCGTAGTGGATTTGGGAACATCTTTTGTGGACGGAAAAATGCGCGGCGATGTCGACGCGGTGGCGGCGGAAGTGGTGCGCGCCTATACGCCAACTCCGGGTGGCGTGGCGTCGGTGACGTCGTATGTATTGGCGGAACACGTCGTGTGCGCGGCAGAGCGGAGCGGCCAATAA
- a CDS encoding formate--tetrahydrofolate ligase, whose translation MKSDLQIAQEATLKPIEEIALDARIPLSYVEPYGKYKGKIDLSFLEEKLSGEGKLILVTAMNPTPYGEGKTTMAVALADGLRRLDKRTVLVLREPSLGPVLGLKGGAAGGGNAQVLPMEDINLHFTGDLHAITSANNLLAAMIDNHIFQGNALGIDPRRVTWHRCMDMNDRQLRFLLSGLGGAKQGTPREDHFDITAASEVMAILCLATDYEDLKTRLDRIVVGYTYEGDEVRACDLHAGGAMTALLKEAMKPNLVQTLAHTPTLMHGGPFANIAHGCNSVVATKMGLQLGDYVVTEAGFGAELGAEKFFDIKCRTAGLEPQAAVLVATLRALKHHGGVAKGEELQENEGALRKGLENLWRHAKNLRDVYGLPTVICLNGFAGESPREIALVKKEVTDRGYVFSYCTGWADGGKGALDLAEKVVAACEKASDFRFAYESDASLMEKIEAIAQKVYGAKEVRYAPGVTGRLRKLEKVGYGKLPVCIAKTQYSFSDQPKMLGAPTDFSFTIRDVELNAGAGFVVALAGSIIRMPGLPKKPAAEGITLENGKIQGLY comes from the coding sequence ATGAAATCCGATTTACAAATTGCCCAGGAAGCGACCCTGAAACCCATTGAGGAAATCGCACTAGACGCCCGGATTCCTCTGTCCTACGTGGAACCGTATGGAAAATACAAGGGGAAAATCGATCTTTCCTTTTTAGAGGAAAAGCTCAGCGGCGAGGGAAAGCTGATTTTGGTAACTGCCATGAATCCCACGCCCTACGGGGAAGGGAAAACGACTATGGCGGTGGCATTGGCGGACGGATTGCGCCGGCTGGACAAAAGAACGGTGCTCGTCTTGCGCGAACCGTCGCTCGGTCCCGTGCTGGGACTCAAGGGTGGCGCTGCGGGCGGGGGCAATGCGCAGGTTTTGCCCATGGAAGACATCAATCTGCACTTTACCGGCGATCTGCATGCAATCACCAGTGCCAACAATCTGCTTGCCGCCATGATCGACAATCACATTTTTCAGGGCAATGCGCTCGGCATCGACCCCCGGCGCGTTACCTGGCATCGCTGCATGGATATGAATGACCGACAATTGCGATTTTTGCTCAGCGGACTCGGCGGCGCAAAGCAGGGGACGCCGCGCGAAGATCATTTTGACATTACGGCGGCCTCGGAGGTTATGGCGATTCTGTGTCTTGCAACGGATTACGAAGATCTCAAGACGCGTCTGGATCGCATTGTCGTCGGTTACACCTACGAGGGAGACGAAGTGCGCGCGTGCGATCTGCACGCGGGCGGCGCCATGACGGCGCTTTTGAAAGAGGCGATGAAACCGAACCTTGTACAGACCTTGGCTCATACGCCGACTTTGATGCACGGGGGGCCTTTTGCCAATATTGCACACGGTTGCAACTCGGTCGTTGCGACAAAGATGGGATTGCAACTCGGTGATTACGTCGTAACGGAAGCCGGCTTCGGTGCCGAACTGGGAGCGGAGAAGTTTTTTGATATTAAATGTCGTACCGCCGGCTTGGAGCCGCAAGCGGCCGTTCTTGTCGCAACGCTGCGCGCGTTGAAACATCACGGCGGTGTGGCAAAGGGCGAAGAATTGCAGGAAAACGAGGGCGCCTTGCGCAAGGGACTGGAAAATTTATGGCGCCATGCGAAGAATTTACGAGACGTCTACGGCTTGCCAACGGTGATCTGCCTCAACGGCTTTGCCGGCGAGTCGCCGCGTGAAATTGCGCTGGTAAAAAAAGAGGTGACGGATCGCGGTTACGTCTTTTCCTATTGCACCGGTTGGGCAGACGGCGGAAAGGGCGCACTCGATTTGGCAGAAAAAGTGGTGGCGGCTTGTGAAAAAGCGTCCGATTTTCGATTTGCATATGAATCCGACGCATCGCTTATGGAAAAAATTGAAGCCATCGCACAAAAGGTGTACGGTGCCAAAGAGGTGCGCTACGCCCCCGGTGTGACAGGACGGTTGCGGAAGTTGGAAAAGGTCGGATATGGCAAACTGCCCGTTTGCATCGCAAAAACACAGTACAGCTTCAGCGATCAGCCGAAGATGCTCGGCGCGCCAACCGACTTTTCGTTTACCATTCGTGACGTGGAATTAAACGCCGGCGCCGGTTTTGTGGTCGCTCTTGCCGGTTCGATTATTCGGATGCCCGGGTTGCCCAAAAAGCCGGCTGCCGAAGGCATAACACTGGAAAACGGGAAGATTCAGGGACTGTATTGA
- a CDS encoding leucyl aminopeptidase yields the protein MKIQLFQQGGLPVRLVHKDMQMDCESFLAAQKYFGYEAKRDSLFYMPRLDGSAELLAGMGDVDSFDFEAMRRLAFRIAKWCEENKQPVIQVDMPKLSRCNRRTLLAMVEGFYQASYRFSKKTDEAESFSLTVNYNPAGGPPEKLKGGLSYIENVMEGVFFARDLVNETSNRMYPETLAQHVTEAFAELPVEVKIYNRKEIEEIGMEAFLAVASGSDRDPRLLVLSYNGNPDASERLGLVGKGLTYDSGGYCIKPPTGMEDMHSDMGGAATALGTMLALAKNRASVNVTVVVAACENLISGHAYKTGDIIGSLSGKTIEVKNTDAEGRLTLADAIYYATEELHVDTVIDLATLTGACMVALGEEITGAVTNHQELYDAFARACNVVGEKVWQLPADDCLRELNHSQVADLINIPGHFGGASAAGLFVGEFLSRDIPWLHLDIAGSAYAKKARGYLPERATGIHVKALCELLQSMAGC from the coding sequence ATGAAAATTCAACTTTTTCAACAAGGTGGCCTGCCGGTGCGCCTTGTACACAAAGACATGCAAATGGATTGCGAGAGCTTTCTTGCGGCGCAGAAATACTTCGGCTACGAAGCAAAACGGGACTCTCTTTTCTACATGCCGCGCTTGGACGGGTCGGCGGAACTTCTCGCCGGTATGGGCGATGTCGATTCCTTTGATTTTGAAGCGATGCGCCGTTTGGCATTTCGCATTGCAAAGTGGTGCGAAGAAAATAAACAACCGGTCATTCAAGTGGATATGCCGAAGTTGTCCCGCTGCAATCGGCGCACGCTCCTCGCCATGGTCGAAGGGTTTTATCAGGCATCCTACCGCTTCAGCAAAAAAACGGACGAAGCAGAATCTTTTTCGCTTACAGTGAACTACAATCCCGCCGGCGGGCCGCCGGAAAAATTGAAAGGAGGGCTGTCTTACATTGAAAATGTAATGGAGGGCGTCTTTTTTGCCCGCGACCTCGTCAATGAAACATCTAATCGGATGTACCCGGAAACGCTGGCGCAGCATGTAACGGAGGCGTTTGCCGAACTTCCGGTCGAAGTCAAAATCTACAATCGGAAAGAAATTGAAGAAATCGGCATGGAAGCATTTCTTGCCGTCGCCTCGGGTTCGGACCGCGATCCCCGACTGCTCGTTCTTTCCTATAATGGCAATCCGGACGCTTCCGAGCGCCTCGGGCTGGTCGGCAAGGGTTTGACCTACGACAGCGGCGGTTACTGCATTAAACCGCCTACCGGCATGGAGGATATGCACAGCGATATGGGCGGTGCCGCAACGGCGCTGGGAACCATGCTCGCTCTGGCAAAGAATCGGGCGTCGGTGAATGTTACCGTTGTCGTTGCCGCCTGTGAAAATTTAATTTCAGGGCATGCCTATAAGACCGGCGACATCATCGGTTCGCTGTCCGGCAAAACCATTGAAGTGAAGAATACGGATGCCGAGGGGCGGCTCACGCTTGCGGATGCGATTTACTATGCAACGGAAGAACTGCACGTCGATACAGTCATCGACCTTGCCACGCTCACCGGTGCCTGCATGGTTGCTCTGGGCGAAGAAATCACCGGCGCCGTAACGAATCATCAGGAACTCTACGACGCCTTTGCACGCGCCTGCAATGTCGTCGGAGAAAAAGTTTGGCAGCTGCCTGCGGACGATTGTCTGCGCGAATTGAATCATTCCCAAGTTGCCGACTTAATCAACATCCCGGGTCACTTCGGCGGCGCCAGTGCCGCCGGCCTCTTTGTCGGAGAATTTTTGTCGCGCGATATTCCCTGGCTGCACTTGGACATTGCCGGCTCTGCCTATGCCAAGAAAGCGAGGGGATATCTGCCTGAGCGCGCCACCGGCATCCATGTAAAGGCGCTCTGTGAACTTTTGCAATCGATGGCTGGCTGCTAA
- a CDS encoding putative ABC transporter permease, which yields MKNTSLLIYFFLYAFLGWMMEVSYSAIKTGQFVNAGMLNGPCCPIYGFGAIAVIEFLSDIAQTNKLFLFFGSMFIASLIELITGFLLEKIVHRKWWDYSDRRLNVGGYICLEYSLLWGMCCFVLYEAVHPIVQWSVGIFPKTALLRLNALFAVCLFIDFLGTVNTLTGLHKKWKLSQKIGEDMRKVSEEIGKKVYAQTMELDKKRQAWKNSDSGKAVAKTVERKRQSFWLRWNAFNEKRLLRAFPNLNTTAAAKRDKKKGLPNRNPL from the coding sequence ATGAAGAATACTTCTCTTCTGATCTACTTTTTCCTCTACGCTTTTCTCGGATGGATGATGGAAGTCAGCTATAGTGCGATAAAAACGGGACAATTTGTTAATGCGGGCATGCTGAACGGTCCTTGTTGCCCAATCTACGGTTTTGGCGCCATTGCCGTCATCGAGTTTTTGTCGGATATTGCGCAAACCAATAAATTATTTTTATTCTTCGGTTCAATGTTCATTGCCTCGTTGATTGAACTCATAACGGGGTTTCTGTTGGAAAAAATCGTCCATCGAAAATGGTGGGATTATTCCGACCGACGTTTGAATGTGGGTGGATATATTTGTTTAGAGTATTCTCTGCTTTGGGGAATGTGCTGTTTTGTGCTCTACGAAGCCGTTCATCCGATCGTACAATGGTCGGTCGGCATTTTCCCCAAAACAGCACTTCTCCGATTGAATGCGCTATTTGCAGTATGCCTTTTTATCGATTTTCTCGGTACCGTCAACACATTGACGGGACTCCATAAAAAGTGGAAGTTGTCTCAAAAGATCGGGGAAGACATGCGAAAAGTTTCTGAAGAAATCGGAAAAAAGGTCTATGCACAAACCATGGAGTTGGATAAGAAAAGACAGGCTTGGAAAAACAGCGACAGCGGGAAAGCTGTGGCAAAAACGGTCGAAAGAAAACGGCAGAGCTTTTGGCTGCGCTGGAACGCGTTCAATGAAAAACGTCTATTGCGCGCTTTTCCGAATCTAAACACGACGGCGGCTGCGAAACGCGACAAGAAAAAAGGACTTCCGAATAGAAATCCTTTGTAG